A part of Gemmatimonadaceae bacterium genomic DNA contains:
- a CDS encoding metal-dependent phosphohydrolase: protein MTADIFIWTTGGRRISLVSPTVEDVAPELIAGPLSRLCRWTGHVPEHYSVAQHCVVVSHLLTPEHALAGLLHDASEAFVSDVNSPMKALMRRAGDVMLDAVADRFDARICERYGVESLSHHDVHVADAVAAIFEARLLVGVPDDELAAFFCDLMPVAELLAMTLPASVGSMLAPLAPRDAERCWLQRLSELGGTR, encoded by the coding sequence GTGACCGCCGACATCTTCATCTGGACCACGGGCGGGCGGCGCATCTCGCTCGTCAGCCCGACGGTGGAGGACGTGGCGCCCGAGCTGATCGCCGGCCCTCTGTCGCGCCTCTGCCGGTGGACGGGGCACGTGCCGGAGCACTACTCGGTGGCTCAGCACTGCGTCGTCGTGAGCCACCTCCTGACGCCGGAACACGCGCTCGCGGGGCTGCTTCACGATGCCTCGGAGGCGTTCGTTTCCGACGTCAACAGCCCGATGAAAGCGCTCATGCGGCGCGCGGGGGACGTGATGCTCGATGCGGTGGCGGACCGTTTCGATGCTCGCATCTGCGAACGCTACGGCGTCGAGTCGCTCTCGCACCACGACGTCCACGTGGCCGATGCGGTCGCGGCAATCTTCGAGGCGCGCCTTCTCGTCGGCGTGCCCGATGACGAACTCGCCGCGTTCTTCTGCGACCTGATGCCGGTCGCGGAACTGCTCGCGATGACGCTCCCCGCGAGCGTCGGGTCAATGCTTGCGCCACTCGCGCCGCGTGATGCGGAGCGCTGCTGGCTTCAACGTCTTTCAGAGCTGGGAGGTACACGATGA